From Thermomonas sp. XSG, one genomic window encodes:
- a CDS encoding Dps family protein: MPKSKTPSKPTKAKAPAASTPGIDIGISAKDRAGIADGLSHFLADSYTLYLKTHNFHWNVTGPMFNALHTMFETQYTEQWTALDEIAERIRALGFNAPGSYSEFVRLSSIREEPGLTAAPAWHDMVQQLVDGNEAVCRTARKVLKVADAGGDDPTADLLTQRLQTHEKYAWMLRSLLQ, from the coding sequence CACCCCCGGCATCGATATCGGCATCAGCGCCAAGGATCGCGCTGGCATCGCCGACGGCCTTTCGCACTTCCTCGCCGACAGCTACACGCTGTACCTGAAGACCCACAACTTCCACTGGAACGTGACCGGGCCGATGTTCAACGCCCTGCACACCATGTTCGAGACCCAGTACACCGAGCAGTGGACCGCGCTGGACGAGATCGCCGAGCGCATCCGCGCGCTGGGCTTCAACGCCCCCGGCAGCTATTCCGAATTCGTCCGCCTGTCCTCCATCCGGGAAGAGCCCGGCCTGACCGCCGCGCCCGCCTGGCACGACATGGTGCAGCAGCTGGTGGACGGCAACGAGGCGGTCTGCCGCACCGCCCGCAAGGTGTTGAAGGTGGCCGATGCCGGCGGCGACGACCCGACCGCCGACCTGCTGACCCAGCGCCTGCAGACCCACGAGAAGTACGCGTGGATGCTGCGTTCGCTGCTGCAGTGA
- the recQ gene encoding DNA helicase RecQ: MSDPALDTLRRIFGHDAFRGRQQEIVRRVVEGGDALVLMPTGGGKSLCYQLPALLREGCGVVVSPLIALMQDQVDALRQLGVRAAFLNSSLEGAEAAQVERQFANGELDLLYVAPERLLTPRFLGLLERARIALFAIDEAHCVSQWGHDFRPEYRQLTLLHERWPEVPRIALTATADAPTRREIVERLALQDAEQFVSSFDRPNIRYTAVARDDARRQLFAFLDGHRGESGIVYCLSRRKVDATAELLAGHGYPALAYHAGLDAATRAERQRRFLREDGVVMVATIAFGMGIDKPDVRFVAHLDLPKSLEGYYQETGRAGRDGDPAEAWLAYGMGDAVLLRRMIEEGDASDERKRLEHGKLDALIGYVESTGCRRQTLLAYFGEAHAGACGNCDNCLDPPRTWDATEAARKALSCVYRTGQRFGAAHVIDVLRGADTAKVRQFGHDNVSTYGIGRDLDARQWRGVFRQLLAAGLLEADLDSHGALRLTSEATPLLRGERSLHLRMEAPKPERRRTRGNGETRAAPLPMDLPEEAAARFAALRRWRAEAARAQNLPAYVIFHDATLRAIAVEMPRDLDALAGIGGVGAAKLERYGQDVIDALAAA, from the coding sequence ATGTCCGACCCCGCTCTAGACACCCTTCGCCGCATTTTCGGCCACGACGCCTTCCGCGGCCGCCAGCAGGAGATCGTGCGGCGGGTGGTCGAGGGCGGCGACGCACTGGTGCTGATGCCCACCGGCGGCGGCAAGTCGCTGTGCTACCAGCTGCCGGCACTGCTGCGCGAAGGCTGCGGGGTGGTGGTGTCGCCGCTGATCGCACTGATGCAGGACCAGGTGGACGCGCTGCGCCAACTCGGGGTGCGCGCCGCTTTCCTCAATTCTAGCCTCGAAGGCGCCGAGGCGGCGCAGGTCGAGCGCCAGTTCGCCAATGGCGAGCTGGACCTGCTCTACGTCGCCCCGGAACGGCTGCTGACGCCGCGCTTCCTCGGCCTGCTGGAACGCGCGCGGATCGCGCTGTTCGCGATCGACGAGGCCCACTGCGTGTCGCAATGGGGCCACGACTTCCGCCCCGAATACCGCCAGCTCACCCTCCTGCACGAGCGCTGGCCGGAGGTGCCGCGGATCGCCCTGACCGCCACCGCCGACGCGCCCACCCGCCGCGAGATCGTCGAGCGGCTGGCCCTGCAGGATGCCGAGCAGTTCGTCAGTTCCTTCGACCGCCCCAACATCCGCTACACGGCGGTGGCCCGCGACGACGCCCGCCGCCAGCTGTTCGCCTTCCTCGACGGCCATCGCGGCGAGAGCGGGATCGTCTACTGCCTGTCGCGGCGCAAGGTGGACGCCACCGCTGAGCTGCTCGCCGGCCACGGCTATCCGGCGCTGGCCTACCACGCCGGGCTGGATGCCGCCACGCGCGCCGAACGGCAACGCCGGTTCCTGCGCGAGGACGGCGTGGTGATGGTGGCCACGATCGCCTTCGGCATGGGCATCGACAAGCCCGACGTGCGCTTCGTCGCCCACCTCGACCTGCCGAAGTCGCTCGAGGGCTACTACCAGGAAACCGGTCGCGCCGGCCGCGACGGCGACCCGGCCGAGGCCTGGCTGGCCTACGGCATGGGCGATGCCGTGCTGCTGCGGCGGATGATCGAAGAGGGCGATGCCAGCGACGAGCGCAAGCGGCTGGAGCACGGCAAGCTGGACGCGCTGATCGGCTATGTCGAATCCACCGGCTGCCGCCGGCAGACCCTGCTGGCGTACTTCGGCGAGGCGCACGCGGGTGCCTGCGGCAACTGCGACAACTGCCTGGACCCGCCGCGCACCTGGGACGCCACCGAAGCCGCGCGCAAGGCGCTGTCCTGCGTGTACCGCACCGGCCAGCGCTTCGGCGCGGCGCACGTGATCGACGTGCTGCGCGGCGCCGACACCGCCAAGGTGCGCCAGTTCGGCCACGACAACGTCAGCACCTATGGCATCGGCCGCGACCTCGACGCCCGCCAGTGGCGCGGCGTGTTCCGCCAGCTGCTGGCGGCTGGCCTGCTGGAAGCCGATCTCGACAGCCACGGCGCCCTGCGCCTGACCTCGGAAGCCACCCCGCTGCTGCGCGGCGAGCGCAGCCTGCACCTGCGCATGGAAGCGCCGAAGCCAGAACGCCGGCGCACGCGCGGCAACGGCGAGACGCGCGCCGCGCCGCTACCGATGGACCTGCCGGAAGAGGCCGCCGCCCGCTTCGCCGCGCTGCGCCGCTGGCGCGCCGAGGCCGCGCGCGCGCAGAACCTGCCGGCCTACGTGATCTTCCACGACGCCACCCTGCGCGCGATCGCGGTGGAAATGCCGCGCGACCTCGATGCGCTGGCCGGCATCGGCGGCGTCGGTGCCGCCAAGCTGGAACGCTACGGACAGGACGTGATCGACGCGCTGGCCGCGGCGTAG